Below is a genomic region from Parasegetibacter sp. NRK P23.
GTTTACGCGGTAATGGTGTATATCCCCGGACAAATGGCAGATACCGCCAAAAAAGGAATGATGAACATAGGGCACCGCCCTACTGTAGACGGTACGCGCCGAACCATCGAGGTGAACATCTTCGATTTCAAAGGGGATCTTTATGGGGAAACGATACGTGTTGAAGTAGTCAAATACCTTCGGGGAGAACAGAAGTTTTCGGGACTGGATGCGCTGAAAGCGCAGTTGGCGAAGGACAAGGAGGAGGCGCTTGCACACCTTTAAACTTATGCCTTTAGGTTGCCTTTTTGAGTAACTTCTTTTCTCCAGGCTTTCTGGCAGCATGTAAGATGCCCAATATCAAAACATCCTGAAGGTTTATTTTATAAATTATAATCCAAGATAAACACTTTGCCTGCCTGTAAATCCTGGACTTTGTTCTTAATTCCGGACATTCTTTAAATGCGAAAGGATTGAGTTCAATCCTTTCCAGAACCGAAAAAAACTTATCCCCTATTCTTGCTGCATTCAGCGGCTCTTTCTTAATGAATGCAATGTACCCGGTTATCTCATCTATATTCCTCGAAGCATTTTCTGTTATACTTACTTTATACTTTTTAAAAGTTCCTTTTTCTTTCTCTCCCATTCTGATCTCACTTTTTTCAAACTTAAAGCAGGTTGTTGTTCTGCATCATTGATCCATTCCTTAAACGCCTGTATTGAGAGGCGTTTCCCCTCTAAAGCTGGAGAAGCGCATTCCACTTCTTCCACAAAATCTATGCTGCGCTTCTTGCTCAATGCACGGATACCATTCATGCCAGCAACACTTTTCACTTGTATCGTTACAATATGCATTCTATTTTTTTTGATCCAGGTAAATTTACAAAAAATTACATCATCATCTTCACCACCATTTCCTTCAGTAAAGAAGCGTCTTCCGTTCCCGCATCGTCAATACCGATACTGCGTAAATTATACCGGTGCAACAACAACAAAACTTTCTCCACGCCCTGCGACTGGTAAGCCCTTGCCGCAGCCATATAATCCTTCATGAAGAACGGATTTACACCAATCGCTGTTGCGATGGCCCTTTCGTCCCCGCTGCTAACGCCGAAGATCATATAAACTTTGGAGAAGAAATTATAGATAGCGGGCAACACCATCTGGATGGGCGCGGCTTTGGGGTTGTTCCCGAAATACTGGATGATGGTCATGGCTTTGGCCATGTCTTTTCTTCCGAGGGCGGCCTGTAATTCAAATACATTAAACTCTTTGCTTACCCCAACGTAGTTTTCAATATCATCTTCGGTTATTTGTTTCCGTTGTCCGATATTGATAAGCAATTTACTGACCTCGTTATCAATCCTGCTCAGGTCGTTTCCGATATGGTCCACGAGCAGGTGCAGCGCTTTCTGAGAAATATCGAATCCTTTCCCTTTGATGAGGTTCATCGTCCAGTCCGGGAGCTGGTTGTCGTACATTTTTTTTGTGGTGAGCATCACGCCTTTTTCCTTCAGCACCTTGGCGAGCTTACTTCTTCCATCCACTTTTTTGCCTTTGTAGGCCACTACGAATACGGTGGAACTGAGTGGTTGTTCCACATAAGCTTCCAGCTTTTCGATGTCTTTCATTTGCTGGGCCTCTTTCAGCACCACCACCTGGCGTTCCGCGAACATGGGATACCTTCTGCAGGCGTTCATCACGGTGGCCCAATCCGTATCTCTTCCGTACAGGATCGTCAGGTTAAAACCTGCTTCCGATTCAGGAAGTATATGGTGTTCCGCGTAATTCGTTACCACATCAATATCGTAATCCTCTTCTCCTTCCAACCAGTACACGGGTTTGAAGGAGCCTTTTTTCCAGTCTGCGATTATTTTGTCGGCTGCCATGTCGGGAAGTTTTCAGCCTCGATGGTGTTTCCATCGGGCAGGGCCACAAATGTATTACCAGGCGGCAAGAGCGGCAAATTTTTAAAGCGAAGGATCACCTGGGCCACAACGGCCACATCTTTCTGGCAGTAATTCACGATGCGCAGGAGGTTCTTTTCGCGGTGATATACATGCTGCACTTCACTACCATCAATATCATCCTTTGAAGTGGGTATTCCCAATGTGGTGGCCAGCAGGTGCAGTGAAGTATAGTTCTTGAAATCGCCAAAGCGCCACCAGTGCAGGGTATCGATCCAGTTCACCTCCCAGGGCTTCTTGTTCTGAACCTGTAAAAAATCGGGTAATTTAAGCCCGTTAATGATCATCCGCCTGCAGAGATAGGGCACGTCAAACTCCTTAATGTTGTGCCCGCCTAATTGCATGCCGGGGAAAGATTTCAGAAATTTTTCCGTCAGTTGAATAAATTCCTCCAGCAACAGCCGTTCGTCATCCCCGTACAGTGATTTCATTTTCAGGCAGATACCCTTCTCTTTATCTTCGTAAAAGAATCCGGTGGAAATACAAATAATTTTCCCAAATTCGGCCATAATTCCCGCTTTCTGAAGGTATGCTTCGTCGGGCGAAAAATTTTCTGGCATGGCTTTTGAAATTTTGGTACACCAGAGCGCTTTCCATAACTCCGGCAGCTGTTCATACTCAGGGTATTGCGGTACCGTTTCAATATCCAGGAGTAACAAATGACGAAGTGATTGAAAGTCCATAAAACCGAATAATTCTAAACAAATAATTTAAAACAGGAAGCAATGACAAACACTAATTATCCATCCGCCAACACACCGAATCAAGCGCCTAAGAAAGACAGTCGTGGACTGATTTACGGTGTACTTATCGCAGCACTGCTTGGTACCTGGGGTTATGTGATCTGGGATAAAAATAAGAACAAAGAAGTTACAGGCCAATTACAAACCCAGGTGATCACAGCCGATTCCGCCAAACAAGCCATCCAGCTTGAATATGATGCGGCCATCGTTCGCCTCGATTCCATCAGCGGCGCTTACAACCAGCTTTCCGGCAAAATGTCTGAAAGAGAATCTGAAGTAACTAAACTGAAATCTGAAATCCGCGGCATCCTTTCTAACAGGAACGCTACAAGAGCTGAACTGAACAGGGCCAAATCACTGATTGAAGAACTCAACAGTAAGATTATGGGCATGGAAGAAGAAATTGCCCGTCTGAGCCAGGAAAACCAGACGCTTACCACCGCAAACACCACGCTGAGCACTGAAAAAGCACAGCTGCAGGAAGAATACAATACGGTAAGTACCGTTAAAACTGAACTGGAAGGTAAAGTAGATGTAGGGTCCACACTGAACGCTTACAACTTTAACATGACCGCGCTTAACGAAAAAAGCGGTGGTAAAGAAGTTGCAACTTCCAAAGCGAAAAGAGCCGATAAGTTCCGCGTTTCTTTTGATGTAGACAACCGTCTCGCTACTTCAGGCACCAAAGAGCTTTTCGTGATCGTTACCGCGCCTGATGGTAAAGTAATCACTGAAAGTGGCCTGGGATCCG
It encodes:
- a CDS encoding type II toxin-antitoxin system RelE/ParE family toxin, producing the protein MGEKEKGTFKKYKVSITENASRNIDEITGYIAFIKKEPLNAARIGDKFFSVLERIELNPFAFKECPELRTKSRIYRQAKCLSWIIIYKINLQDVLILGILHAARKPGEKKLLKKAT
- the holA gene encoding DNA polymerase III subunit delta, which encodes MAADKIIADWKKGSFKPVYWLEGEEDYDIDVVTNYAEHHILPESEAGFNLTILYGRDTDWATVMNACRRYPMFAERQVVVLKEAQQMKDIEKLEAYVEQPLSSTVFVVAYKGKKVDGRSKLAKVLKEKGVMLTTKKMYDNQLPDWTMNLIKGKGFDISQKALHLLVDHIGNDLSRIDNEVSKLLINIGQRKQITEDDIENYVGVSKEFNVFELQAALGRKDMAKAMTIIQYFGNNPKAAPIQMVLPAIYNFFSKVYMIFGVSSGDERAIATAIGVNPFFMKDYMAAARAYQSQGVEKVLLLLHRYNLRSIGIDDAGTEDASLLKEMVVKMMM
- a CDS encoding ribonuclease H-like domain-containing protein, which translates into the protein MPENFSPDEAYLQKAGIMAEFGKIICISTGFFYEDKEKGICLKMKSLYGDDERLLLEEFIQLTEKFLKSFPGMQLGGHNIKEFDVPYLCRRMIINGLKLPDFLQVQNKKPWEVNWIDTLHWWRFGDFKNYTSLHLLATTLGIPTSKDDIDGSEVQHVYHREKNLLRIVNYCQKDVAVVAQVILRFKNLPLLPPGNTFVALPDGNTIEAENFPTWQPTK